A window of Castor canadensis chromosome 10, mCasCan1.hap1v2, whole genome shotgun sequence contains these coding sequences:
- the Gjb6 gene encoding gap junction beta-6 protein yields the protein MDWSSLYTFIGGVNKHSTSIGKVWITVIFIFRVMILVVAAQEVWGDEQEDFVCNTLQPGCKNVCYDHYFPVSHIRLWALQLIFVSTPALLVAMHVAYHRHETARKFRRGEKRNEFKDLEDIKKQKVRIEGSLWWTYTGSIFFRVIFEAAFMYVFYFLYNGYHLPWVLKCGIEPCPNLVDCFISRPTEKTVFTIFMISASVICMLLNVAELCYLLLKVCLRRSKRAQTQNSLPNHTVKESKQNEVNELISEGGQNAITSFPS from the coding sequence ATGGACTGGAGCTCCCTGTACACTTTCATCGGGGGTGTCAACAAGCACTCCACCAGCATCGGGAAGGTGTGGATCACGGTCATCTTCATCTTCCGCGTCATGATCCTCGTGGTGGCCGCTCAGGAAGTGTGGGGTGATGAACAGGAGGACTTTGTCTGCAACACCCTGCAGCCTGGCTGCAAGAACGTGTGCTACGACCACTACTTCCCTGTGTCCCACATCCGCCTCTGGGCCCTGCAGCTGATCTTCGTGTCCACCCCGGCGCTGCTGGTGGCCATGCATGTGGCCTACCACAGACACGAGACCGCCCGCAAGTTCAGGCGTGGGGAGAAGAGGAACGAATTCAAAGACCTGGAGGACATTAAGAAGCAGAAGGTGCGGATCGAGGGCTCGCTGTGGTGGACGTACACCGGCAGCATCTTCTTCCGCGTCATCTTCGAGGCCGCCTTCATGTATGTCTTTTATTTCCTCTACAACGGGTACCACCTGCCCTGGGTGCTCAAGTGTGGGATCGAGCCCTGCCCCAACCTTGTCGACTGCTTTATTTCCCGGCCGACAGAGAAAACGGTGTTTACCATTTTTATGATTTCTGCATCTGTGATTTGCATGCTACTGAATGTGGCCGAGCTGTGTTACCTACTGCTCAAAGTCTGTTTGAGGAGATCCAAAAGAGCCCAGACGCAGAACAGTCTCCCCAACCACACCGTAAAGGAGAGCAAGCAGAACGAGGTGAATGAGCTGATTTCAGAGGGTGGCCAAAATGCAATCACTAGTTTCCCAAGTTAA